In Bacteroidales bacterium, a single genomic region encodes these proteins:
- a CDS encoding gliding motility-associated C-terminal domain-containing protein → MKQFFISLLMLGQVMTVIASPVSDTLNVFQSDSAFYCNLDSLFIDAGEGFASYSWSTGETSRGIWITETSLYRVEVTEGSGNVYADSVYANLITAEIPQPDTTICYGAHLTLSVVQKLPACQVAYWPFNGDTRDYSGNGYDGFAFGATLASDRFGNPNSALSFNGKDNYLIATLENIQSTFSVALWFTLPDTSEWLPENEYPTFFDFGNGQAMARVLGKNEEVINTGKLGKINLQHFEGQGSPDNYSFSSNSNPPFETWHHLYAVFDGAGYPNEIWIDGILQGSLITSVSITPGERFIYFGRTQSLQTNTSFFIGKIDEVNIFSCVLDPSQLQNLMHSGSVFNYRYQWDTGDSASVMTVAPQKSKTYTATVSDGFNTCQDSLRVTVNPEIKLDLEQLDKGCPGEAKAKMLARATGGTAPYTYEWDPGIAFLQGDTLALGLVDSVLYAITVTDSLSCRHDETFEVEALPPPKVSFSYEPEEIYYQNPVVQFSSETEKAVNWSWNFGDGELSSLEGPSHVFTKVDTYHVVLTVTAENGCVDSLAQEINVQEVELVIPNIFTPNGDAINDTFIVTDLDKYISNSLVVFNRWGRTVYEANNYSSGEWDGGNLSDGTYYFILKCKGYFATEIFKGTINIFTGGFK, encoded by the coding sequence ATGAAGCAATTCTTTATTTCACTGCTGATGCTTGGCCAGGTAATGACCGTCATTGCCAGTCCAGTGTCAGACACCCTGAATGTTTTCCAGTCCGATAGTGCTTTTTATTGCAATCTCGATAGTCTTTTCATCGACGCGGGTGAGGGTTTTGCTTCGTATTCCTGGAGCACGGGTGAAACATCCCGGGGGATCTGGATCACCGAAACCAGCCTTTACAGGGTTGAGGTGACGGAAGGATCGGGAAATGTGTACGCCGACTCGGTCTATGCCAACCTGATCACTGCAGAAATCCCGCAGCCGGATACCACCATCTGTTACGGCGCTCATCTGACGCTGTCGGTCGTGCAGAAGCTCCCCGCCTGCCAGGTGGCCTACTGGCCTTTTAACGGCGATACCAGGGACTATAGCGGGAATGGATACGACGGTTTTGCCTTTGGCGCAACCCTGGCATCCGACCGGTTTGGTAATCCAAACAGTGCGCTGAGCTTTAACGGAAAGGATAACTACCTGATCGCCACCCTCGAGAATATTCAGTCCACGTTTTCAGTGGCTCTATGGTTCACCCTTCCCGACACCAGTGAGTGGTTGCCTGAGAATGAATATCCGACCTTCTTTGATTTCGGGAATGGCCAGGCAATGGCCCGGGTCCTTGGTAAAAATGAGGAGGTCATCAACACGGGCAAACTCGGCAAGATCAACCTTCAACATTTTGAAGGCCAGGGCTCACCGGATAATTATTCCTTTTCTTCCAATTCAAATCCTCCATTTGAAACCTGGCATCATCTGTACGCAGTGTTTGACGGCGCCGGATATCCGAACGAGATCTGGATTGACGGCATCCTGCAGGGATCGCTGATCACCAGCGTTTCGATAACACCTGGAGAAAGATTTATCTATTTTGGAAGAACACAAAGCCTGCAAACCAATACATCCTTTTTTATCGGTAAGATCGATGAGGTCAATATTTTCAGCTGTGTTCTCGATCCTTCTCAATTACAAAACCTGATGCATTCAGGATCCGTGTTCAATTACAGATATCAATGGGATACGGGAGATTCGGCCTCCGTAATGACTGTTGCTCCGCAAAAAAGCAAAACGTATACGGCAACTGTTTCCGACGGATTCAATACGTGTCAGGACAGCCTGCGGGTGACGGTCAATCCGGAAATCAAGCTGGACCTGGAGCAGCTTGACAAGGGGTGCCCGGGAGAAGCAAAGGCGAAGATGCTGGCCAGGGCGACGGGCGGAACCGCTCCCTATACGTATGAATGGGACCCCGGCATCGCATTTCTTCAGGGAGATACCCTCGCATTGGGACTCGTCGACAGTGTTCTTTACGCGATTACGGTGACCGACAGCCTGTCGTGCCGGCACGATGAAACCTTTGAAGTGGAAGCATTGCCTCCGCCCAAGGTCAGTTTCTCTTACGAACCTGAAGAAATATATTACCAGAATCCGGTAGTCCAGTTCAGCAGTGAGACCGAAAAGGCTGTAAACTGGTCGTGGAACTTCGGAGACGGAGAACTTTCCTCTCTGGAGGGCCCGAGCCACGTTTTCACAAAAGTTGATACGTATCATGTTGTGCTGACCGTCACTGCCGAAAATGGTTGTGTTGATTCCCTTGCCCAGGAAATCAATGTCCAGGAGGTTGAACTGGTCATTCCGAATATTTTCACTCCCAACGGGGATGCTATCAATGACACATTCATTGTGACCGACCTTGACAAATATATTTCCAATTCGCTGGTGGTTTTTAACCGATGGGGCCGAACAGTTTATGAAGCCAACAATTATTCCAGCGGTGAGTGGGATGGGGGCAATCTCTCCGATGGTACCTATTACTTCATTCTTAAATGCAAGGGATATTTCGCTACCGAAATCTTCAAGGGCACCATCAACATTTTCACAGGCGGATTCAAATGA